Within the Fundidesulfovibrio putealis DSM 16056 genome, the region GCCCATGCCGAAAACAAGGCTCGCCGCCAGCAGCGTCCAGAACCCGTGCATGAACGGCACCGCCGCGAAGGACGCCCCGCACAGCGCAAGCCCCGCCACGATCAGCGGCCTCCTTCCGTGCGAGTCGGACACCCGGCCCATCAGCGGCTTGGAGAGCATGGTCACCACGATCTGCGCGCCCCACAGAAGGCCTGCCTGGAACTCCGAAAGACCCACCACCGTGACCGCGTAAACCGGCAGAAACGCCTCCAGCGCGCCCATGGTCATGTTCTGCACGCCCTCCATGGACGAGGCCGTGACGATGCGCCTGTCCGACAGCACCTCCCGGATGCCCTCCCGGAAGCGGCGCAGCCTTTCGCCGAACCCCACGCCGTGTTCGACCCGTTCTTTCACGCCCAGAGTTCGAAGCCCCAGTATCAGTGCGGCCACGCCAGCCAAGGCGCTCACCGCGAATACCAGCCGGAACTGCCACAGCACCGGCCCGCCGCTCTGGCCCATATCCAGAATAAATCCGCCTATGGGCGCGCCCAGGAGCGTTCCGATGATGCCCACCGACGAGAACCAGGAGAGCATCTCGCCCTTTCGCGACCCGGCCACGTCCGCCACCACCGCCATGGCCACCGGGCCGTAGATGGCCGTGGCCAGGCCGTGCAGGAAGCGCACGGCCACCAGCGCCGAATACGACGAGATGAACAGGTACGCGAAGGGCATCACCCCGAACACCACCAGCCCCGCCAGCATGGTGCGGCGTCGCCCAACCACGTCGGACAGCGCACCCGAGGGGAGCTTGAAGAAGATGCCCGTGACGGTCGAGATGCCGACGGCCAGGCCGATGGCCTCCGGGCCTGCGCCCAGGAAGAGCGCGAACAGCGGCAGCACCGGGTTCCGGGCCAGCGCGTAGGAGAAGCGGGCCAGGAAACCTACGGTGCAGAGATTCTTGAATGCGTCCATGTGAGTGTCCTTGATGATGTGGGGGAAAGGCTGGGCTCCGCCCAGACCCGGCAGGGCTCTGCCCTGCACCCGCCAGGGGGATGATCCCCCTGGACCCTGCAATAGCTTCGCGTCGTTAGCGGACAGATTGCGCTATGCGGGTGCCGGGGGCTGTCCCGTTCACGTCCTGCTCGGCGGGCTAGAACCGATTTGAAGACGATTCGTCGCCCGCCGAGCAGGACGCGACCGCTACAGCCCCCGGCACCCGCGTGAACCACACGCTTCCAGACTCAGAACGAGGCCCGTGGACTGCCAGTACCCACTTCGGTTTCAAGACGATTCGTCGCCCTCCGGGCAGGACGCGTCCGCTACAAACCTTCGGCACCCGCGTGAACCACACGCTACCTGGCCCTGAATGAGGCTCGTGGGCTGCCAGCACGCAGCCTCGTTGAAGCTCCAGTCTACAGCTCTGAAATGCGAAGTCGTCATAGGCCTCTTATGCTTTCTCCGCTGATCGTCGTACTGCCGCGCTGGAATGCGAAGCGGTGCAGGGTGTCCAGAGGGCGGAGCCCTTTGGCCGCCGGAGGCATCTTAATTCTTAATGCTTCGGCACGGCGCGGTCGTAGAAAATGGACTTGCCGTAGAATCCCACGGGGATGCCCATAACCACGCCCGCCTGGATGTACCCGAGCGCCCGCGCGGCCGCTCCCACGCGCTGCTGCACGCGGTTGTCCAGGTTCAGGATACTGGCGGTCTTGGCCGCCGACACCAGCGCCGCGCCGATGTCCATCATGCGCATCATGCAGTGCGGGCCGTCGTAGCCCATGTCCTTGTCGGCCATGACGCGCTTCGCTTCGAACTCCTTGCAGGTGGCGTAGCCGCAGGCCCCGCAGTCGTAGCCTGCGGCCAGCGACTTGCCGAGCCCCACCAGCACCAGGGCGTGGCAGTTCTCGATGTTGGCGGCGTCGCGCAGCCAGTAGGCCTCGTTGGTGCTCTTGGGGGCGTAGTCCTTCATGGCCTGGGCGATCTTCTTGAGGTCGGCCTCCTGCGAGACCACGGCGATCTCCAGGAAATCCTTGCCTCCGGCCTTGGGAGCGGTGCGGGCGGACGCGGCCATGAGGTTGGCGACCTGTATTGCGATGTCTTTCATATCTATTCTCCGGTGTTGGGGTTGGAGTAGGACGCCAGCAGCGCGTCGAAGAGGGCCAGGGCGTTTTCGGTAAGGAGCATGTCGTCCGGCTGGG harbors:
- a CDS encoding ferredoxin domain-containing protein; translation: MKDIAIQVANLMAASARTAPKAGGKDFLEIAVVSQEADLKKIAQAMKDYAPKSTNEAYWLRDAANIENCHALVLVGLGKSLAAGYDCGACGYATCKEFEAKRVMADKDMGYDGPHCMMRMMDIGAALVSAAKTASILNLDNRVQQRVGAAARALGYIQAGVVMGIPVGFYGKSIFYDRAVPKH
- a CDS encoding MFS transporter; the encoded protein is MDAFKNLCTVGFLARFSYALARNPVLPLFALFLGAGPEAIGLAVGISTVTGIFFKLPSGALSDVVGRRRTMLAGLVVFGVMPFAYLFISSYSALVAVRFLHGLATAIYGPVAMAVVADVAGSRKGEMLSWFSSVGIIGTLLGAPIGGFILDMGQSGGPVLWQFRLVFAVSALAGVAALILGLRTLGVKERVEHGVGFGERLRRFREGIREVLSDRRIVTASSMEGVQNMTMGALEAFLPVYAVTVVGLSEFQAGLLWGAQIVVTMLSKPLMGRVSDSHGRRPLIVAGLALCGASFAAVPFMHGFWTLLAASLVFGMGEALVTSSSAAMVADLCRERHFGSAMGAFGTIFDVGHASGPILGGLLVGWMGYQISFPLMALVLFLAIPVFLKNVPQGFEERPHAS